The stretch of DNA GGCCGGTGTCCGACTCGCCGTCACGCACGTCCACACCAGGCGCGAGTGGCTTGAGAGCGTCGTCGACCTGGCCGCGCGGGGAGAGCTGACGCCGACCGCCTTCGAGACCTTCGTTCTCGTCGGCGCCGTTGAGGCCCACCGGGCCGTCGCTTCCGGCCACGGCACCGGCAAGGTCGTCCTGCTCCCGTGACCCGTGGGGCTCTGGGAAGTCCGGGAAGTGCCCGCAGCTCGGTGGTGACGTTGAGTTGATGAGTCGCGTCAGCTGCTGAGAAGCCGGTGGGCGAGCACGCTCACTACGTCGTCGGGGCGGGCGGTTTCATCCACGGGAACAGTGAGTTGGTCG from Actinomyces sp. Marseille-P3109 encodes:
- a CDS encoding zinc-binding dehydrogenase codes for the protein MAGAIDVALSLAAGSREAALLAVRGTLIGLGAGAGDLEAQVEQAGVRLAVTHVHTRREWLESVVDLAARGELTPTAFETFVLVGAVEAHRAVASGHGTGKVVLLP